Proteins encoded within one genomic window of Esox lucius isolate fEsoLuc1 chromosome 12, fEsoLuc1.pri, whole genome shotgun sequence:
- the LOC105013806 gene encoding epithelial membrane protein 3-like produces the protein MAYLLIFVTLLHLITLAILFIATMEKSWWVWDGMEISDLWHNCRLDNDTASWLCATSKETDWLQSVQVLMVLSVVFSSVSFLVFLGQLFTLSKGGLFYFTGLCQVFAGLTAFAAALIYTLHNNEILQDSKDLTKGHFGYCFILAWVCVPLLLISGFMYIHLRKKE, from the exons ATGGCGTACTTATTGATTTTTGTGACCCTGCTGCATCTTATCACCCTGGCTATTCTCTTCATTGCTACTATGGAGAAG TCTTGGTGGGTTTGGGATGGGATGGAGATCTCAGATCTCTGGCACAACTGTAGACTTGACAACGACACAGCAAGCTGGTTGTGTGCCACTTCCAAAGAGACTG ATTGGCTCCAATCGGTTCAGGTGTTGATGGTGTTGTCAGTggtcttctcctctgtctcctttctgGTCTTCCTTGGGCAGCTCTTCACATTGTCCAAAGGAGGGCTGTTTTACTTCACCGGGTTATGTCAAGTCTTTGCAG GTCTTACTGCATTTGCAGCTGCTCTCATCTACACGCTGCACAACAATGAGATCCTACAGGACTCAAAGGACTTGACTAAAGGACATTTTGGGTACTGCTTCATACTggcctgggtgtgtgtgccgCTACTACTTATCAGTGGCTTCATGTACATACACCTACGTAAGAAAGAGtga